The Mycolicibacterium boenickei genome has a segment encoding these proteins:
- a CDS encoding DeoR/GlpR family DNA-binding transcription regulator: protein MDSDTRQSRIVEFARSRGRVEVLTLAEELDVAAETIRRDLKALAGRRLLKRVHGGAIPLETAAFESTVEYRSQVDLAQKHRIAAAAAHLLHGAETVYLDEGFTPRLIAEQLADQELTVVTSSLLAAEALAHSETVTVMMIGGRMRGRTLATVDHWAVERLSSLVIDIAFLGTNGITAEHGLTTPDPAVAAVKQTAVQVAQRCVLVAAHSKFGETSFCRFANVSDFESIVTGTELPPGEAQRYEALGPSVIRA, encoded by the coding sequence GTGGATTCAGATACCCGTCAGAGTCGCATCGTGGAGTTCGCGCGCAGCCGGGGCCGCGTCGAGGTGCTGACGCTGGCCGAGGAACTCGACGTGGCGGCCGAGACCATCCGCCGCGACCTCAAGGCCCTGGCCGGCAGGCGCCTACTCAAACGGGTGCACGGCGGCGCGATCCCCCTGGAGACCGCCGCGTTCGAATCCACGGTCGAATACCGCAGCCAGGTGGATCTGGCCCAGAAACACCGCATCGCCGCCGCGGCGGCACATCTGTTGCACGGCGCCGAAACCGTCTACCTGGACGAGGGTTTCACGCCGCGGCTGATCGCCGAACAGCTCGCCGATCAGGAGCTGACCGTGGTGACGTCCTCGCTGCTGGCCGCCGAAGCGCTGGCACACAGCGAGACGGTGACCGTCATGATGATCGGTGGGCGCATGCGCGGACGCACCCTGGCCACCGTCGACCACTGGGCGGTGGAGCGGTTGAGCAGCCTGGTCATCGACATCGCCTTCCTGGGCACCAACGGAATCACTGCCGAGCACGGCCTCACCACACCGGATCCCGCCGTGGCGGCGGTGAAGCAGACCGCGGTGCAGGTCGCGCAACGGTGCGTGCTGGTGGCCGCGCACTCCAAGTTCGGGGAGACGAGTTTCTGCCGGTTCGCGAATGTCTCCGACTTCGAGTCCATCGTCACCGGCACCGAGTTGCCCCCGGGGGAAGCGCAACGCTACGAAGCGTTGGGGCCGTCGGTGATCCGCGCCTGA
- a CDS encoding alpha/beta fold hydrolase: MDLRVPEVNIAGRWDRGGLGAFVSDAAFEHFLGTYRAGMAALPQFELFDVPTSFGSVRAYRFAGPDAGAPVVLLPGRNASTPMYRGNLGPLLQRRTVYGIDLLGEAGLSVQHRAIRGGADQAQWLDEALAGLELDKAHLLGVSIGGWTAVNYAVHRPRRIASLALLDPVVTFTGIPAKAMLASVTLFAPGVPESWRRRVHSWIAGGSDMAGAEIESALIDAGAKDFTLRTPMPQLFTDDQLRRLDVPVLALIAGRSVMLKPDRAVVRARELLARGQVELWADASHAINGEYPEEIARRAGQFWDDPQARITDGPNAS, translated from the coding sequence ATGGATCTACGGGTTCCCGAGGTCAACATCGCCGGGCGGTGGGACCGGGGTGGGCTGGGAGCGTTCGTCTCCGATGCCGCGTTCGAGCATTTCCTTGGCACGTACCGGGCCGGGATGGCGGCTTTGCCGCAGTTCGAACTGTTCGACGTGCCAACCTCGTTCGGGTCCGTGCGGGCTTACCGTTTCGCCGGGCCGGACGCGGGCGCACCGGTGGTGCTGTTGCCGGGCCGCAACGCGTCGACGCCGATGTACCGAGGCAATCTCGGGCCGCTCCTGCAACGCCGCACGGTCTACGGCATCGACCTGCTCGGTGAGGCGGGTCTGTCCGTGCAGCACAGGGCGATTCGCGGGGGTGCGGACCAGGCGCAGTGGCTCGACGAGGCACTGGCCGGTCTCGAGCTGGACAAAGCGCATCTGCTCGGGGTGTCGATCGGCGGCTGGACCGCCGTGAACTACGCGGTGCACCGGCCGCGGCGGATCGCTTCGCTGGCCCTGCTCGACCCGGTGGTCACCTTCACCGGCATCCCGGCCAAGGCGATGCTTGCCTCGGTGACGCTGTTCGCGCCGGGGGTGCCGGAGAGTTGGCGCCGTCGGGTGCACAGCTGGATAGCCGGCGGCTCCGACATGGCGGGCGCCGAGATCGAGTCCGCGCTGATCGATGCCGGGGCAAAGGATTTCACGCTGCGCACCCCGATGCCGCAACTGTTCACCGATGACCAGTTGCGGAGGCTGGACGTTCCGGTGCTGGCGTTGATCGCAGGCCGCAGTGTCATGCTCAAGCCAGATCGCGCAGTCGTGCGGGCACGAGAGCTGTTGGCGCGCGGGCAGGTCGAACTCTGGGCCGATGCTTCACATGCCATCAACGGCGAATATCCGGAAGAGATCGCGCGACGTGCGGGGCAGTTCTGGGACGATCCTCAGGCGCGGATCACCGACGGCCCCAACGCTTCGTAG
- the glmS gene encoding glutamine--fructose-6-phosphate transaminase (isomerizing) — protein MCGIVGYVGARPARDIVVDALRRMEYRGYDSAGIALIDGNGGLTVRRRAGRLANLEATLAETDEGVLTGSTGLGHTRWATHGRPTDRNAHPHRDAAGKIAVVHNGIIENFAVLRAELEAAGVEFASDTDSEVAVHLVARQYADGDTAGDFPASVLAVLQRLEGHFTLVFANADDPGTIVAARRSTPLVVGIGEGEMFVGSDVAAFIEHTRNAVELGQDQAVVLTADGYRITDFFGRDDLEAGRDYREFHIDWDLDAAEKGGYDYFMLKEIAEQPAAVADTLLGHFVDGQIVLDEQRLSDQELREIDKVFIVACGTAYHSGLLAKYAIEHWTRLPVEVELASEFRYRDPVLDRSTLVIAISQSGETADTLEAVRHAKTQKAKVLAICNTNGSQIPREADAVLYTRAGPEIGVAATKTFLAQIAANYLVGLALAQARGTKYPDEVEREYHDLEAMPALIGRVLAGIESVGQLARQFATSPTVLFLGRHVGYPVALEGALKLKELAYMHAEGFAAGELKHGPIALIDEDLPVIVVMPSPKNAQMLHAKLLSNIREIQARGAVTIVIAEEGDDTVRPYADHLIEIPAVSTLFQPLLSTIPLQVFAAGVARARGYDVDKPRNLAKSVTVE, from the coding sequence ATGTGTGGAATCGTCGGCTACGTCGGGGCGCGCCCGGCCCGAGACATCGTGGTCGACGCGCTGCGCCGGATGGAATACCGCGGCTACGACTCCGCGGGCATCGCGCTGATCGACGGCAACGGCGGGTTGACGGTACGTCGCCGCGCGGGCCGGCTGGCCAACCTGGAGGCCACCCTCGCCGAGACCGACGAAGGTGTGCTGACCGGTAGTACCGGCCTCGGCCACACCCGCTGGGCCACCCATGGCCGTCCCACCGACCGCAACGCGCATCCGCACCGCGACGCGGCGGGCAAGATCGCCGTCGTCCACAACGGCATCATCGAGAACTTCGCCGTCCTGCGCGCCGAGCTGGAGGCCGCCGGGGTCGAGTTCGCCAGCGACACCGACTCCGAGGTGGCCGTGCACCTGGTGGCCCGGCAGTACGCCGACGGCGACACCGCCGGGGACTTTCCCGCCTCGGTGCTGGCCGTGCTGCAGCGCCTGGAAGGCCACTTCACCCTGGTGTTCGCGAACGCCGATGATCCGGGCACGATCGTCGCCGCCCGCCGGTCCACGCCGCTCGTCGTGGGTATCGGCGAGGGAGAGATGTTCGTCGGCTCCGATGTGGCGGCTTTCATCGAGCACACCCGCAATGCCGTCGAACTCGGTCAGGATCAGGCTGTGGTGCTGACCGCCGACGGCTACCGGATCACCGACTTCTTCGGCCGGGACGACCTGGAGGCCGGCCGGGACTACCGGGAATTCCACATCGACTGGGACCTGGATGCCGCCGAAAAGGGTGGCTACGACTACTTCATGCTCAAGGAGATCGCCGAGCAGCCGGCCGCGGTCGCCGACACCCTGCTGGGGCATTTCGTCGACGGCCAGATCGTGCTCGACGAGCAGCGCCTGTCCGATCAGGAACTGCGCGAGATCGACAAGGTCTTCATCGTCGCCTGCGGCACCGCCTACCACTCCGGTCTGCTGGCCAAATACGCCATCGAACACTGGACCCGGCTGCCCGTCGAGGTCGAGCTCGCCAGCGAGTTCCGCTACCGCGACCCGGTGCTGGACCGCAGCACCCTGGTGATCGCGATCTCGCAGTCCGGCGAGACCGCCGACACGTTGGAGGCGGTGCGGCACGCCAAGACCCAGAAGGCCAAGGTGTTGGCGATCTGCAACACCAACGGCAGCCAGATCCCGCGCGAGGCGGACGCGGTGCTCTACACCCGGGCCGGGCCGGAGATCGGTGTGGCCGCCACCAAGACGTTCCTGGCCCAGATCGCGGCGAACTACCTGGTGGGGCTGGCGCTGGCGCAGGCCCGCGGGACCAAGTACCCCGACGAGGTCGAGCGCGAGTACCACGATCTGGAGGCCATGCCGGCATTGATCGGCCGCGTGCTGGCCGGCATCGAATCGGTGGGGCAGTTGGCCCGGCAGTTCGCGACGTCGCCGACGGTGCTGTTCCTGGGCCGGCACGTCGGCTACCCGGTGGCGCTGGAGGGTGCGCTCAAGCTCAAGGAGCTGGCGTACATGCATGCCGAGGGCTTCGCCGCCGGCGAGCTCAAGCACGGTCCGATCGCGCTGATCGACGAAGACCTGCCGGTGATCGTGGTGATGCCGTCACCCAAGAACGCGCAGATGCTGCACGCCAAGCTGCTGTCCAACATCCGCGAGATCCAGGCCCGCGGTGCGGTGACCATCGTGATCGCCGAGGAGGGTGACGACACCGTCCGGCCGTACGCCGATCACCTGATCGAGATCCCGGCGGTGTCAACGCTTTTCCAGCCGTTGCTGTCGACCATCCCGCTGCAGGTGTTCGCGGCCGGGGTGGCCCGGGCGCGCGGGTACGACGTCGACAAGCCGCGCAACCTGGCCAAGTCCGTCACCGTCGAGTAG
- a CDS encoding dienelactone hydrolase family protein: protein MASTKKLFAGLTRRGPHRVLRGDLAFAGMPGVVYTPESGLNLPGVVFGHEWMTRAENYTGTLEHLASWGIVAAAPDTETGLAPSVLNFAFDLGAALEIITGVRLGTGKISVHPGKRGVVGHGFGGSAAVFAAAGMGGDPARPKAVVSLFPTVTKPPAEQPASTLRVPGLVLTAPGDPMTLRSNAVELARAWDGATLRTVSKAQAGGLVEGRRLARFIGLPGADKDTQKIVRGLLTGYLLATLAGDKTYRDFADPEGDLPHTEHADPNADPVALEDKVVALLKP, encoded by the coding sequence GTGGCCAGCACAAAGAAGCTCTTCGCGGGGTTGACCCGCCGCGGACCGCATCGGGTTCTGCGCGGTGACCTGGCGTTCGCCGGCATGCCAGGAGTGGTGTACACACCCGAGTCCGGCCTGAACCTGCCCGGTGTGGTGTTCGGCCACGAATGGATGACACGCGCGGAGAACTACACCGGCACGCTCGAGCACCTGGCGTCGTGGGGCATCGTCGCGGCGGCGCCCGACACCGAGACGGGCCTGGCTCCGTCAGTGCTCAATTTCGCCTTCGATCTGGGCGCGGCCCTCGAGATCATCACCGGGGTGCGGCTGGGGACCGGCAAGATCAGCGTGCACCCGGGGAAGCGCGGTGTGGTCGGGCACGGTTTCGGCGGATCGGCCGCGGTGTTCGCCGCCGCCGGTATGGGTGGTGACCCGGCCCGCCCGAAGGCCGTGGTGTCGCTGTTCCCGACCGTGACCAAGCCGCCGGCCGAACAGCCCGCGTCGACGCTGCGGGTACCGGGCCTGGTCCTGACTGCCCCCGGCGACCCGATGACACTGCGCTCGAACGCCGTGGAACTGGCCCGCGCGTGGGACGGCGCGACGCTGCGGACGGTCAGCAAGGCGCAGGCCGGTGGTCTGGTCGAGGGGCGTCGCCTGGCGCGTTTCATCGGGCTCCCCGGCGCAGACAAGGACACCCAGAAGATCGTCCGCGGCCTGCTCACCGGGTACCTGCTGGCCACATTGGCCGGCGACAAGACCTACCGCGACTTCGCTGATCCTGAGGGCGATCTGCCGCACACCGAGCACGCCGACCCGAACGCCGATCCGGTGGCACTGGAGGACAAGGTCGTGGCGCTGCTCAAGCCGTAG
- a CDS encoding SDR family oxidoreductase yields MNLKNARVLVVGGTSGIGLGVAEAVVDRGGISIVVSRNQSNVDRAVAGLGETARGMTVDLGDPASLSHLVDEVGQIEHLVFTAGESLTMVGLAELTAEVIGDFLGTRFTGQLQVIRAFAPRITPGGSITLTSGTAAEKPGLGVLPTAVCGAINAMTRALAVELAPLRVNAVAPGPIRTPLWSALGEADRDAVYEQFASNLPVGRIGEPTDTASAYVYLMEQEFGTGVVLTVDGGTTLV; encoded by the coding sequence ATGAACCTCAAGAACGCACGGGTCCTGGTCGTCGGCGGTACCTCGGGTATCGGTCTGGGCGTCGCGGAAGCGGTGGTGGACCGAGGCGGCATCTCGATCGTGGTGTCGCGCAACCAATCCAACGTCGATCGCGCCGTGGCCGGACTCGGCGAGACCGCTCGCGGGATGACTGTCGACCTCGGTGACCCTGCGTCGCTCAGTCACCTCGTCGACGAGGTCGGGCAGATCGAGCATCTCGTGTTCACCGCAGGGGAGTCACTCACCATGGTCGGACTGGCGGAACTCACCGCCGAAGTGATCGGTGACTTCCTCGGCACCCGCTTCACCGGCCAACTGCAGGTCATTCGCGCTTTCGCGCCCCGGATCACCCCGGGCGGGTCGATCACGTTGACCAGTGGCACGGCCGCTGAGAAGCCCGGACTGGGAGTGCTGCCCACCGCGGTCTGCGGTGCGATCAACGCGATGACCCGGGCCCTGGCCGTCGAACTCGCCCCGCTGCGCGTCAATGCTGTTGCCCCGGGGCCGATCCGGACACCACTGTGGTCGGCGCTCGGTGAGGCGGATCGGGACGCGGTGTACGAGCAGTTCGCGAGCAATCTCCCCGTGGGCCGGATCGGAGAACCCACCGATACCGCGTCGGCCTACGTCTATCTGATGGAACAGGAGTTCGGCACCGGCGTGGTGCTGACCGTCGACGGCGGTACCACCCTGGTGTGA
- a CDS encoding LysR family transcriptional regulator, which translates to MGVPDLDLRKLRYFVAVAEELNFGRAAQRLHIAQPVLSRQIRSFENELGTQLFLRDSAGTQLTTAGAQLLQDAKVLLDDARALRQRLARAAGHTVTVTVGVMAGLRATAAAAAFEAGDPRRRAVVRQIPWQQQAELVRSGEVDVVYAREPVDHRGLGSAPLLEEPMDAVLPADDDLVARGSVRLADLASRVLLLPDPAMVPGWQTDIVGPGQRWAPPREEFRTVEDKLEHVAAREGFVILPHSTTAYYRRPDVRAVPIEDLGPSRVTLIWNAATDNPIRDEFVAAALACRDQTT; encoded by the coding sequence ATGGGCGTGCCCGATCTCGACCTGCGCAAGCTGCGGTATTTCGTCGCAGTCGCCGAGGAGCTCAATTTCGGGCGTGCCGCGCAGCGCCTGCACATCGCGCAGCCCGTGCTGTCACGACAGATCCGGTCGTTCGAGAACGAGCTCGGTACCCAACTGTTCCTCCGCGACAGCGCCGGTACCCAACTGACCACCGCCGGCGCCCAGTTGCTGCAGGATGCCAAAGTTCTGCTCGACGACGCCCGAGCGCTGCGGCAGCGGTTGGCCCGAGCCGCTGGGCACACCGTGACCGTGACGGTCGGGGTGATGGCCGGGCTTCGCGCGACCGCGGCGGCCGCCGCGTTCGAGGCAGGCGACCCGCGCCGCCGCGCGGTGGTGCGCCAGATCCCGTGGCAGCAGCAGGCCGAGCTGGTCAGGTCCGGCGAGGTGGATGTGGTCTACGCGCGCGAACCCGTCGACCACCGCGGGCTGGGCAGCGCCCCGCTCCTGGAAGAGCCGATGGACGCGGTGTTGCCCGCCGACGACGATCTGGTGGCGCGCGGATCGGTACGGTTGGCGGATCTCGCATCACGCGTGTTGCTGCTGCCGGACCCCGCGATGGTTCCGGGCTGGCAGACCGACATCGTCGGGCCCGGCCAACGTTGGGCACCACCCCGCGAAGAGTTCCGCACCGTGGAGGACAAACTCGAACATGTCGCCGCGCGTGAGGGTTTCGTCATCCTGCCGCACTCCACGACCGCGTACTACCGGCGGCCAGACGTGCGTGCGGTGCCGATCGAGGACCTCGGCCCGAGTCGCGTCACCCTGATCTGGAATGCAGCCACCGACAACCCGATACGAGACGAGTTCGTCGCGGCCGCGCTGGCGTGCCGGGATCAGACAACGTGA
- a CDS encoding CaiB/BaiF CoA transferase family protein, which produces MIAGALDGITVVDFSRVLAGPYATMMLGDFGADVIKIERPGVGDDTREWGPPYDADGVATYFNSVNRNKRSVVLDLTDPDDVARARELVSGADIVVENFRPGTMEKLGLGYDTLREIKPDLIYCAITGFGRAGGAELPGYDLLVQAVGGLMSITGPQPGEPTKVGVAMVDVLTGAHALSGILVALAHRDRTGEGQRVDTDLLSVLLSSMVNQASGFLGAGAVPAAMGNRHPSIAPYQTFNTADRPIALAVGNDKQFRLLVNALGLDALADDERFTSNALRVRHRDALCALLEARFSDHGADHWYDVLTSVGVPAGPINDMAEAFSFAEKLGLAATVPVPGSSTPQVANPVSLSATPVQYRSAPPRLGEHLPSDAAGITA; this is translated from the coding sequence ATGATCGCCGGCGCACTCGACGGAATCACCGTCGTCGACTTCAGCCGCGTGCTCGCCGGCCCGTACGCCACGATGATGCTCGGCGACTTCGGGGCGGACGTCATCAAGATCGAACGGCCGGGCGTCGGGGACGACACCCGCGAATGGGGCCCGCCGTATGACGCAGACGGCGTGGCCACCTACTTCAATTCCGTCAACCGCAACAAGCGTTCTGTGGTGCTCGATCTCACCGATCCCGACGACGTTGCCCGGGCCCGCGAGCTGGTCAGCGGCGCCGACATCGTCGTCGAGAACTTCCGGCCGGGCACCATGGAGAAGCTCGGTCTCGGTTACGACACCCTCCGCGAGATCAAACCCGACCTGATCTACTGCGCCATCACCGGATTCGGCCGTGCCGGCGGCGCCGAGCTGCCCGGCTACGACCTGCTGGTCCAGGCCGTCGGCGGGCTGATGAGCATCACCGGCCCACAACCCGGCGAGCCGACCAAAGTTGGTGTTGCGATGGTCGACGTGCTCACCGGCGCGCATGCCCTCAGCGGAATCCTGGTGGCACTGGCCCATCGTGACCGTACGGGGGAGGGGCAACGCGTCGACACCGACCTGTTGTCAGTGTTGTTGTCTTCCATGGTCAACCAGGCCTCGGGATTCCTGGGGGCCGGCGCCGTCCCGGCCGCCATGGGCAACCGGCACCCCAGCATCGCGCCGTATCAAACCTTCAACACCGCCGATCGCCCCATCGCGCTGGCCGTCGGTAACGACAAGCAGTTCCGGCTGCTGGTCAATGCGCTAGGCCTCGACGCGCTCGCCGACGACGAACGCTTCACCTCCAATGCCTTACGGGTGCGCCATCGAGATGCACTCTGCGCACTCCTGGAGGCCAGGTTCAGCGATCACGGCGCCGACCACTGGTACGACGTCCTCACGTCCGTTGGGGTGCCCGCCGGACCCATCAACGACATGGCCGAGGCGTTCAGCTTCGCCGAGAAACTGGGTTTGGCCGCGACGGTCCCGGTGCCCGGAAGCAGCACCCCTCAGGTCGCCAACCCGGTGTCGCTGTCGGCGACGCCGGTGCAGTACCGCAGCGCACCGCCCCGGCTGGGGGAGCACCTGCCCAGCGACGCCGCAGGCATCACGGCGTGA
- a CDS encoding aldehyde dehydrogenase family protein translates to MTTHTPARLRHLIAGQWISGEGDSVRSVDPSRPQSVVAEGGAASADHLEAAVAAAGDSVRAWAATPMAARGGVLLAAAEILDDNAGEWGRDLSVEEGKTLAEGIGEVRRAAQILRYYGNEGDRQAGEIYASPRAGEQILVTRKPIGVVGVITPFNFPIAIPAWKIAPALIYGNAVVWKPASTVPLLATRLASALDIAGLPAGVLNLLIGGSAIGDGIVNHPGVDAVTFTGSTDIGRRIASMAAARGVPAQAEMGGKNAAVVLDDADLDLAVEQVMLGAFRSTGQKCTATSRLILTENIADRFLDALVDRAGALVVGDPVDEATQMGPVVSESAHKSITTGIESARTQGATVLAGGQSYTDEMRAQGYFIAPTVIELGDRPADLWTDELFGPVLAVRRAADAEEAFALANDSEFGLSAAVFTQDLTRALQAIEHIDVGVLHVNSESAGADPHVPFGGAKKSGLGPKEQGSAAREFFTHTTTAYVRGGAPRS, encoded by the coding sequence ATGACCACGCACACACCCGCGCGTCTGCGGCACCTCATTGCCGGACAATGGATTTCCGGCGAGGGTGACAGCGTCCGCAGTGTCGATCCTTCGCGGCCACAGTCTGTCGTCGCAGAAGGCGGGGCCGCGAGCGCAGACCACCTCGAAGCGGCGGTGGCAGCTGCCGGCGACTCGGTTCGCGCGTGGGCAGCCACCCCGATGGCGGCGCGCGGCGGCGTGCTGCTGGCCGCGGCCGAGATCCTCGACGACAACGCCGGCGAGTGGGGGCGCGACCTGTCGGTGGAGGAAGGCAAGACGCTGGCCGAAGGCATCGGTGAAGTGCGTCGCGCGGCCCAGATCCTGCGTTACTACGGCAACGAGGGGGACCGGCAGGCCGGCGAGATCTATGCCTCCCCGCGGGCCGGTGAACAGATCCTGGTGACCCGCAAGCCGATTGGGGTCGTGGGCGTCATCACCCCGTTCAACTTTCCGATCGCCATCCCGGCGTGGAAGATCGCACCGGCCCTGATCTACGGCAACGCGGTGGTGTGGAAGCCGGCGAGCACCGTGCCGTTGCTCGCGACGCGCCTGGCGAGTGCGCTCGACATCGCGGGTCTGCCCGCGGGTGTGCTCAATTTGCTCATCGGCGGCTCGGCCATCGGAGACGGGATCGTCAACCATCCCGGCGTCGATGCCGTCACCTTCACCGGATCCACCGATATCGGGCGGCGGATCGCCAGCATGGCAGCCGCCCGTGGGGTGCCGGCGCAAGCCGAGATGGGCGGTAAGAATGCCGCCGTTGTGCTCGACGACGCCGATCTGGACCTGGCGGTCGAGCAGGTGATGTTGGGTGCCTTCCGGTCGACCGGCCAGAAGTGCACGGCCACTTCCCGATTGATCCTCACCGAGAACATCGCCGACCGTTTCCTGGACGCGCTCGTCGACCGGGCCGGGGCACTCGTCGTCGGCGATCCGGTTGATGAGGCCACTCAGATGGGGCCGGTCGTCAGCGAGTCGGCACACAAGTCCATCACGACCGGCATCGAAAGTGCGCGGACCCAGGGGGCGACAGTCCTGGCCGGCGGGCAGTCGTATACGGACGAGATGCGGGCTCAGGGCTACTTCATCGCGCCGACGGTCATCGAACTCGGCGACCGGCCCGCCGACCTGTGGACCGACGAGTTGTTCGGCCCAGTGCTCGCGGTGCGCCGCGCGGCCGACGCCGAGGAAGCGTTCGCGCTCGCCAATGACAGCGAATTCGGCCTTTCGGCAGCGGTTTTCACCCAGGACCTGACCCGCGCCCTGCAGGCGATCGAACACATCGACGTCGGGGTGCTGCACGTCAACTCCGAATCCGCGGGTGCGGATCCGCATGTGCCGTTCGGTGGCGCCAAGAAGAGCGGGCTGGGTCCGAAGGAACAGGGATCGGCTGCCCGGGAATTCTTCACCCACACCACAACGGCGTACGTGCGCGGCGGAGCGCCGCGCTCATGA
- a CDS encoding acyl-CoA dehydrogenase family protein gives MTTTAAAPAAKKSVYRPLELFDTDRLLDQDERDIAATVRQFVDTRLKPNVGEWFESATLPRELAKEFGGLGVLGMHLQGYGCAGTNAVSYGLACMELEAGDSGFRSFVSVQGSLSMFSIYRYGSEEQKNEWLPRLAAGEAIGCFGLTEPDFGSNPAGMRTRARRDGSDWVLNGTKMWITNGNLADVATVWAQTDDGIRGFVVPTDTPGFTANEIHRKLSLRASVTSELVLDNVRLPASAQLPLAEGLSAPLSCLNEARFGIVFGSLGAARDSLQTAIDYAGAREVFDQPLSSYQLTQEKLANMTVELGKGMLLAIHLGRIKDAEGVRPEQISLGKLNNVREALAIARECRTLLGGSGITLEYSPLRHANNLESVLTYEGTSEMHLLSIGKALTGQAAFR, from the coding sequence ATGACGACCACCGCTGCCGCTCCGGCTGCCAAGAAGTCCGTCTACCGGCCGTTGGAGTTGTTCGATACCGACCGGTTGCTCGATCAGGATGAGCGCGATATCGCCGCGACGGTCCGCCAGTTCGTCGATACCCGGCTCAAACCGAATGTCGGTGAATGGTTCGAATCGGCCACGTTGCCTCGGGAGTTGGCCAAGGAGTTCGGCGGCCTCGGGGTACTCGGGATGCATCTGCAGGGGTATGGCTGTGCGGGCACCAATGCCGTGAGCTACGGGCTGGCGTGTATGGAGCTGGAAGCCGGTGACAGTGGGTTCCGCAGTTTCGTCTCGGTGCAGGGCTCGCTGTCGATGTTCTCGATCTACCGCTACGGCTCGGAGGAGCAGAAGAACGAGTGGCTGCCCCGGCTCGCGGCCGGGGAGGCGATCGGGTGTTTCGGTCTGACCGAGCCTGATTTCGGTTCCAACCCTGCCGGGATGCGCACCCGGGCGCGTCGCGATGGTTCGGATTGGGTGCTCAACGGCACCAAGATGTGGATCACCAACGGCAACCTGGCCGATGTGGCCACGGTGTGGGCGCAGACCGACGACGGGATCCGGGGTTTTGTGGTGCCCACCGACACCCCGGGCTTCACCGCCAACGAGATTCACCGCAAGCTGTCCCTGCGCGCCTCAGTGACCTCCGAGCTGGTCCTGGACAATGTCCGGTTGCCGGCTTCGGCGCAGCTGCCGCTGGCCGAGGGGCTCTCGGCCCCGCTGTCGTGTCTGAACGAGGCCCGGTTCGGCATCGTGTTCGGTTCACTGGGTGCGGCCCGCGACAGTCTGCAGACCGCGATCGACTACGCCGGTGCGCGTGAGGTGTTCGACCAGCCGCTGTCCAGTTACCAGCTCACCCAGGAGAAGCTGGCCAACATGACCGTGGAACTCGGCAAGGGCATGCTGCTGGCGATCCATCTCGGCCGCATCAAGGACGCCGAAGGGGTGCGGCCCGAGCAGATCAGCCTGGGCAAGCTCAACAACGTGCGCGAAGCGTTGGCCATCGCGCGGGAGTGCCGGACCTTGCTGGGCGGCAGCGGCATCACCCTCGAATACTCACCGCTGCGCCACGCCAACAACCTCGAATCGGTCCTCACTTACGAAGGCACCTCCGAAATGCACCTGCTGTCCATCGGCAAAGCCCTCACCGGCCAAGCCGCCTTCCGCTGA